In Candidatus Paceibacterota bacterium, a genomic segment contains:
- a CDS encoding inorganic diphosphatase yields the protein MKMNLWHDVSIGKKVPEEFNVIIEIPKGSHNKYEIDKESGLIALDRANYSSAPYPFDYGFVPQTLWEDHDPLDVVLLSTYPLMPGILVKVRPVAVIDMVDAGESDYKIIGVPVDDKRFAEIHDLADLNKHTIKEYIHFFETYKALKGDVKATVEIKGVYEKKAAVEAVEKAMKLYSDKFSAAK from the coding sequence ATGAAAATGAACCTATGGCACGATGTTTCTATTGGAAAAAAAGTTCCGGAAGAATTTAATGTCATCATTGAAATTCCAAAGGGTTCTCACAATAAATATGAGATTGACAAAGAAAGTGGATTGATTGCACTTGATCGTGCGAACTATTCTTCTGCACCGTATCCATTTGATTATGGATTTGTTCCACAGACACTCTGGGAAGACCATGACCCACTAGACGTTGTACTTCTTTCAACATACCCACTTATGCCAGGCATTCTTGTAAAAGTTCGCCCAGTTGCTGTTATTGATATGGTTGATGCTGGTGAATCAGACTACAAGATCATTGGTGTTCCAGTTGATGACAAACGTTTCGCTGAGATTCACGATCTAGCTGATCTCAACAAACACACAATCAAGGAATATATTCACTTCTTTGAGACATACAAGGCACTTAAAGGTGATGTAAAAGCGACAGTTGAAATTAAGGGTGTGTACGAAAAGAAAGCAGCTGTCGAAGCAGTTGAGAAGGCAATGAAACTCTACAGCG
- the nusA gene encoding transcription termination factor NusA — protein MFDLKTIHSVLDQLKEERGIPKEKILEAIESALATAYRKEFGKRGQLVRAQFDMNSGKVEFMQVKVVVAPEHVIYEDDPRANEELPEGFTVWNPEQNMLIADAQRIKKDAKEGDEIIFPLEHQDDFGRIASQTAKQVIIQKIREAEKVTVFGEYGKKEGEIVSGLVQRIDRGQMFIEMGRALGVMPFEEQIRGERYRQGEKIRAYLYKVEDTPRGVFLRLSRAHPQFLEKLFETEAPEVASGAVEIKAVAREAGSRSKIAVHSKDSHIDPVGAMVGQRGVRVSTVMSELGGEKIDIIEWSEDPKKFIEDALSPARVVEVTLDEVTKGATVDVSEDQQSLAIGRGGQNVRLAAKLTGWKIDIRSVGGEVVDSADKETTKEAAAPTFSPGESVQKDIHGNSIQE, from the coding sequence ATGTTTGACCTAAAAACCATCCACTCTGTGCTCGACCAACTTAAGGAAGAGCGTGGAATCCCCAAGGAGAAGATCCTCGAAGCTATCGAGTCTGCTTTGGCTACTGCATACCGAAAGGAGTTCGGAAAGCGAGGACAACTCGTCCGAGCGCAGTTTGATATGAACTCAGGAAAGGTGGAATTCATGCAAGTAAAGGTAGTTGTTGCGCCAGAACACGTCATCTACGAAGACGACCCTCGAGCAAACGAAGAACTCCCTGAAGGTTTCACTGTATGGAACCCAGAGCAGAACATGCTCATCGCTGATGCACAGCGTATCAAGAAGGACGCAAAAGAAGGTGACGAGATCATCTTCCCTCTTGAGCACCAAGACGATTTTGGTCGCATCGCATCTCAAACCGCAAAGCAAGTCATCATCCAGAAAATCCGCGAGGCTGAAAAGGTGACTGTATTTGGTGAATATGGAAAGAAAGAAGGAGAAATTGTCTCTGGTCTTGTTCAACGTATCGATCGAGGACAAATGTTCATTGAAATGGGACGTGCACTTGGTGTTATGCCATTTGAAGAACAAATCCGTGGTGAAAGATACCGCCAAGGTGAAAAGATCCGCGCATATCTATATAAGGTAGAAGACACTCCTCGTGGAGTATTCCTTCGCCTATCACGCGCACATCCACAATTCCTCGAGAAACTCTTCGAAACTGAAGCACCTGAAGTTGCAAGTGGTGCAGTTGAAATCAAGGCTGTAGCTCGCGAAGCTGGCTCACGTTCAAAGATCGCAGTTCACTCAAAGGATTCACACATTGATCCAGTAGGAGCAATGGTAGGCCAGCGTGGTGTCCGAGTATCTACTGTTATGAGTGAACTTGGTGGAGAAAAGATCGACATCATCGAATGGTCAGAAGATCCTAAGAAGTTCATTGAGGACGCACTCTCTCCTGCACGTGTTGTAGAGGTAACTCTTGATGAAGTCACAAAGGGAGCAACTGTTGATGTTTCAGAAGACCAGCAGTCTCTTGCAATTGGACGCGGCGGACAAAATGTTCGACTCGCAGCAAAACTCACTGGTTGGAAAATTGATATTCGTTCAGTTGGTGGTGAAGTAGTTGATTCAGCAGACAAAGAAACTACAAAGGAAGCTGCAGCTCCAACATTCTCTCCGGGAGAAAGCGTACAGAAAGACATCCACGGAAATAGCATCCAAGAATAA
- a CDS encoding ribonuclease H produces the protein MNVIEAYIDGSCRGNPGPGGYGAVFIIKSEVHGHINPKIHEIGGHKEHTTNNQMELQAVIAAIKEVSGFLEADSGHILELKSDSAYVVKGMTEWIAGWKRKGWVTAGKSPVLNRELWEQIDALMEQYGRQIKISKVAGHAGVLHNERADEIATAFADKEDIGLSRASTLF, from the coding sequence ATGAATGTAATTGAGGCATATATTGACGGCTCGTGCCGAGGAAACCCAGGCCCAGGGGGCTATGGTGCTGTGTTTATCATAAAAAGCGAGGTTCATGGCCATATAAATCCCAAAATCCATGAAATTGGGGGTCACAAGGAGCATACAACTAACAACCAGATGGAACTTCAGGCAGTTATTGCTGCAATAAAGGAGGTAAGTGGCTTTTTAGAGGCTGATTCTGGCCATATTTTAGAACTTAAGTCAGATTCTGCGTACGTTGTGAAGGGAATGACTGAGTGGATCGCTGGGTGGAAGAGAAAGGGTTGGGTAACTGCAGGGAAGTCACCAGTGCTTAATAGAGAGCTTTGGGAGCAAATTGATGCATTAATGGAGCAGTATGGCCGTCAAATCAAGATTTCTAAGGTGGCAGGACACGCTGGAGTGTTACATAACGAGCGGGCAGATGAGATTGCTACTGCGTTTGCTGATAAGGAGGATATTGGGTTGAGTAGAGCAAGTACTCTTTTTTAA